CCCCTGGCGGGGTCGGGAGGTGGGAGGGCATTCATTCCGGGGGTCGAACCCGCGAGGCCGGGTTCGACCCCCGGCTAATCGCTGGAAACCCTGCGGGTTTCTGAGGTGGCTGGGTGAGGGATTGTGGCGCCCTGGACCGAGGAATGGCGTTGCTTCAGGGGTTGGCGGCGTTCGGCGAGGGTGGAAGGGGAGTGGGGCGACGGAGTGGGTCTGTCGCGGGAACGTTGACGGTGGACTGGCTGTCACATATTGTCTTACACCATGAGGGACACGCTCACCATCAGTCTTCCCGCGGAATTGCGCCAGCAGGTGGCCCGGGCCTGCAAACGCCGGAAGCTGACCCAGAGCGAGTTCATTCGCCGCGCGGTGCAGGAGATGCTGTGGGAGGAAGCGATCGAGGCATCGCGTCGCAAGCTCGCTCCCATGGCCCGCGCCCAGGGCCTGTACACGGATGAGGATGTCTTCCGGGTGATCTCGTGAAGGTGGTCCTCGACACGAATGTCCTGCTGGCGGCCGTGCTCGCCGACGGGTTGTGCCGCGATCTGGTCAGCAAGCGCATCCGGGCCCATGAACTCCTGACTTCCGATGTTCTGCTGGATGAACTCGCCGGACAGTTCCGCAAGAGGTTCGATGTCAATCCGGATGAGATTCCGTTCCTGACCGCGTATCGAGAGCGCGCGACCCTGGTTTCGCCGCTTCCCCTGCCGGCGCCCGTCTGCCGGGATTCCGACGATGACTGGGTGCTCGCCACGGCGGTTGCCGGTCGAGCGGATGTCGTTGTCACGGGTGATCAGGATCTGCTGGTACTGGGCCAGTACGCCGGCGTTCGTATCCTTTCGCCGCGCCAGTTTCTGGAGATGCTGGACCGGGAGATCTGAGCCGCAGCCATGCAATAGGGTCGGGCGCGCTGGCTTGATCTTTGCGGGCACGAGCTTCGTCGTTCGCTCCTTATGTGTAGGCGTTCCGGGACGCGTCTCGCCCGCTCCTCGTGTTGCGCCAAGATCTGCGACCCCCGGCGGGGTCGGGAGGTGGGAGGGGAATCATTCCGGGGGTCGAACCCGCGAAGCCGGGTTCGACCCCCGGCTAATCGCTGGAAACCCTGCGGGTTTCTGAGGCGGCTGGGTGAGGGATTGTGGCGCCCTGGATCGAGGAATGGCGTTGCTTCAGGGGTTCGCGGAGTTCGGCGAGGGTGGAAGGGGAGTGGGGCGGACTCGCAGAGCTCGTCCCTCCGGAAGGTGAAGCGAGGGGTGCAATCGGAGGGCCGAGTTCCACGAGGCCGCAGGGGGGTGGAGCGATGGATTGGGGACTCGCGGAGCTCGTCCCTCCGGAGGGTGAAGCGAGGGGTGCAATCGGAGGGCCGAGTTCCACGAGGCTGCAGGGGGGTGGGGCGATGGATTGGGGACTCGCGGAGCTCGTCCCTCCGAAGGGTGAATCGGAGGGCCGAGTTCTACGAGGCCGCGAGGGGAGTGGGGCGTTGGGCGCATCTCAGTTCTCTTGCAGCAGGCCTCGTACTCGTACTCGTACTCGTAATCGCCCTCCCCCGTTTCCACGCGGAATGGGAGGTCCGGGCAGGATCGAACCCATCGGGCTGGCGAGGGGGCGATGATCGAGGGGGTGTGTCTGCGGGATCGATGACGCGTACGAGTACCGCCCTTCGGGCTGAGTACGAGATCCGAGTAAGGGGGAAAGGGTGTGGGGCGACGGATTGGGGACTCGCGGAGCTCGTCCCTCCGGAGGGAAGCAGGGGGGTGCCATCGGAGGGCGGATTGTCCGGGGCGTGTCAGTAGATGTCGCGGCGGTAACGGGATTGGGATTGGAGGTGGCGGAGGTATTCGGCGGCCTGGTCGGGGGTGCGGCCGCCGGCTTCCTGGATGACGCGATGGAGGGCGGTCTCGACGTCGCGGGCCATGCGGGTGGCGTCGCCGCAGACGTAGAGGGCGGCGCCGCGTTCGAGCCAGTCCCAGAGCTCGCGGGCGGCTTCGAGGAGGCGATGCTGGACGTAGATTTTTTCCGATTGGTCGCGGGACCAGGCGAGGTCGAGGCGGGTGAGGAGTCCGTCGCGGGCGAAGGTTTCGAGTTCGTCGCGATAGAGGTAGTCGGTGGCGGCGCGCTGGTCGCCGAAGAAGAGCCAGTTGGGACCGGGGGCGCCGAGGGCGCGGCGTTCCTCGAGGAAGGCGCGGAAGGGGGCGATGCCGGTGCCGGGTCCGATCATGATGAGGGGGACGTCGGGCGCGGGCGGGCGGAAGGAGGGGTTGGCGTGGACGAAGACGGGGACGGTGGCGGGCGGGGCGGCGCGGTCGGCGAGGAAGCAGGAGGCGACGCCGCGACGGTCGCGCTGGAGGGCATGGTAGCGGACCGCGCTGACGGTGAGGTGGACTTCGCCGGGATGGGCCTTGGGGCTGGAGGAGATGGAGTAGAGACGGGGCTGGAGTTTGCGGAGAAGTCCGACGAAGGCGGCGGGGTCGGGTCGGACCTGGGGGTGGTCGAGGAGCAGGTCGAGGAGGTCGCGACCGCGGGTGTAGGCCTGGAGTTCGCCGTTGGCGTCGGGGGCGGTGATGCGCTGGAGGACGGGGTCGCCGGTGTGCCGGGCGAAGTGGGCAAGGAGGGAGGGGGTGAGGCGGCCGAGTTCGTAGTGATTGAGGAGGGCGAGGCGGAGCGGGACGGTGTCGTCGTCGCGACCGGGGACGGCTTCTTCGCCGTCGCAGCCGAGGGCGTCGAGGATGGCGCGGACGAGTTCGGGACATTGGGTGGGCCAGACGCCGAGGGCGTCGCCGGCTTCGTAGGTGAGGCCGGAGCCGGCAAGATCGAGTTCGAAGTGGCGGACATCCTTGGCGGAGCCGGGGGCGCCGAGGGGGCGGTTGGTCTTGAGGAGGGAGGGGTAGGGGTTGGAGCGGGTGAAGGTGGGGGGTGGAGGGGGGGGAAGGGACGGAAGGGACGGAAGGGACGGAAGGGACGCAGGGGGCGTGAGGGACGTGAGGGCGGCTTCGAGCCAGGATTGGAACTCGCGTTCGAAGTCGGCGTCGCAGTCCTGGCGGGGGACGAGGCGGGATGCGCCGAGGGATTCGAGGCGGGCGTCGAGGTCGCGACCGAACTGGCAGAAGCGGGGGTAGTTGGAGTCGCCGAGGGCGCAGATGGCGACGCGGGTGCGTTCGCAGCGCGGGGCGTTTTCGGCGGCGAGGGATTGCCAGAAGGCGCGGGCGTTGTCAGGCGGTTCGCCGTCGCCGTAGGTGCTGACGACCAGGAGGACGGCGGGATCAGCGGCGAGCTGGGCGGGGGAATAGCTGGCGAGGTCGTGGACGGTGGGGGCGAAGCCGCGCTGGCCGGCGAGTTTGGCGATGCGCCTGGCAAGGCGCTCGGCATTGCCGGTCTGGGAGCCGAAGGCGACGGTCAGCGGCGCGAGGGCGGGAGTGGGCGCAGGCGTCGGGGTGCCGGGACCTGGGATGGGTGTGTGGGAGAAGAGTCCGGCGAGGAAGCCGTTGAGGTAGGCGCGCTGTTCGGCGGTGAAGGGGGCGTCGGCGGGGAGGACGGGGACGTACCGGGTCATGGCGGCGCGGGGTTGGGGTTTGGGTATGGGGGGAGGTGGGGAGGGTCGGAGACGGCGCGGGATCAGGAAGCCATTTGCTGGAGGGCGTCGAGGTCGTGGCGCCGGGTGAACTCGATGAACGATTCGCCGGGGTGGCGCCGGTCCTGGTAGTGGAGGAGGAGCCGTTCGAGGAGCGGGGGGATCTGTTCGAAGGGAAGGGCGGTGAAGACCTGGCGGCCGATGCCGCTTTCGGCGCCGGTGCCGCCGCCGAGGACGACGTGGTAGCCTTCGGCGGTGGCGCTGCCGGACGGGACCTTGACGCCCTGGAGGCCGATGTCGCCGACGTAGTGTTGGGCGCAGGAATTGGGGCAGCCGGTGAGGTGGATGTTGATGGGGCGGTCGAGGGCGACGCGGGGTTCGAGGTGCCGGGCGAGGGCGAGGGCATGGGCCTTGGTGGCGGTGGCGGCCCATTGGCAGCCGGCGTTGCCGGTGCAGGCGACCAGTCCGCCGGTGACGCTTTCGGCGCGGTGATGGAGTCCGATGCGGACGAGCTGGCGCTGGACGGTGGGGACGAAGGCGTCGGGGAGATCGGGGATGAGGACGTTCTGCCAGGGGGTGAGGCGGAGATGTCCGCTGCCGTAGTTGGCGGCGAGGTCGGCGAGGCGGCGCATCTGGCGGGAGGTGAGGATGCCGACGGGCACGACGACGCCGAGGTAGTTGAGGCCGGGCTGGCGCTGGCGATAGGTGCCGAGGTGACCGTGTTTGATGGCGGGGGAACGGGGCTGGCAGCGATCGAGGGGGACGCGAAGAAGGGGGAAGGCGAGCTTCTTCTGGGTCTCCTCGAGGAATTTCGGGATGCCCCAGCGGTCCACGAGGTACTTGAGGCGGGCCTTCTTGCGGTCGGTGCGGTCGCCATGGGCGATGAAGACGCGGATCATGGCGGCGGCGACGGCGACGGCCTGGGAGGGCGGGATGGCGAGGCCGGAGTCGGTGGCGAGCTGGCGATGGCCGGTGATGCCGCAGAGTTCGAGACGGAAGTGGACGCCGGGTTCGAGGGGGATGGGGGCGGGGTCGGAGAGGGGGGTGCCGGTGGTGTCCGGAGGGACGGTGACGGCCATGAAGCCGATGTCGTTGGTGTCGGCGACGGTGTCGATGGATCCGCCGCCCTCGAAGGCGACGTTGAACTTGCGGGGAAGGTCGTAGAGGTCGCGGTGATTGAGGATGTAGTGGTGGAGGGCGTGGGCGTAGGGGCGGGTGTCGAGGAGTTCCTGGGGGTCGAAGCCGGCGGTGGGGGAGGCGGTGATGTTGCGGACGTTGTCCACGCCGGAGCCGCGGGAGGTGAGGCCGAGGGATTGGAGGCGGGTGACGACCTGGACGAGATGGCGCGGGGCGATGCCGCGGATCTGGAGATTGGAACGGGTGGTGACGGCGGCCTTGCCGTCGCCG
The Verrucomicrobiia bacterium DNA segment above includes these coding regions:
- a CDS encoding ribbon-helix-helix protein, CopG family; amino-acid sequence: MRDTLTISLPAELRQQVARACKRRKLTQSEFIRRAVQEMLWEEAIEASRRKLAPMARAQGLYTDEDVFRVIS
- a CDS encoding sulfite reductase subunit alpha; translation: MTRYVPVLPADAPFTAEQRAYLNGFLAGLFSHTPIPGPGTPTPAPTPALAPLTVAFGSQTGNAERLARRIAKLAGQRGFAPTVHDLASYSPAQLAADPAVLLVVSTYGDGEPPDNARAFWQSLAAENAPRCERTRVAICALGDSNYPRFCQFGRDLDARLESLGASRLVPRQDCDADFEREFQSWLEAALTSLTPPASLPSLPSLPSLPPPPPPTFTRSNPYPSLLKTNRPLGAPGSAKDVRHFELDLAGSGLTYEAGDALGVWPTQCPELVRAILDALGCDGEEAVPGRDDDTVPLRLALLNHYELGRLTPSLLAHFARHTGDPVLQRITAPDANGELQAYTRGRDLLDLLLDHPQVRPDPAAFVGLLRKLQPRLYSISSSPKAHPGEVHLTVSAVRYHALQRDRRGVASCFLADRAAPPATVPVFVHANPSFRPPAPDVPLIMIGPGTGIAPFRAFLEERRALGAPGPNWLFFGDQRAATDYLYRDELETFARDGLLTRLDLAWSRDQSEKIYVQHRLLEAARELWDWLERGAALYVCGDATRMARDVETALHRVIQEAGGRTPDQAAEYLRHLQSQSRYRRDIY
- a CDS encoding putative toxin-antitoxin system toxin component, PIN family, whose translation is MKVVLDTNVLLAAVLADGLCRDLVSKRIRAHELLTSDVLLDELAGQFRKRFDVNPDEIPFLTAYRERATLVSPLPLPAPVCRDSDDDWVLATAVAGRADVVVTGDQDLLVLGQYAGVRILSPRQFLEMLDREI
- a CDS encoding NirA family protein, whose amino-acid sequence is MPLSTFNPEQKEYLTGFLAGIAQRQLYPYVGALPDTGTLTDNSNLGGPNLAAPAEETVHGTPISDLTRQELWKRELHGLDAWDRLLEHAEQNRFPDAADTFRFRYHGLFYVAPAQNSFMLRCRIPAGELTAAQLTGLAALSDDFGDGKAAVTTRSNLQIRGIAPRHLVQVVTRLQSLGLTSRGSGVDNVRNITASPTAGFDPQELLDTRPYAHALHHYILNHRDLYDLPRKFNVAFEGGGSIDTVADTNDIGFMAVTVPPDTTGTPLSDPAPIPLEPGVHFRLELCGITGHRQLATDSGLAIPPSQAVAVAAAMIRVFIAHGDRTDRKKARLKYLVDRWGIPKFLEETQKKLAFPLLRVPLDRCQPRSPAIKHGHLGTYRQRQPGLNYLGVVVPVGILTSRQMRRLADLAANYGSGHLRLTPWQNVLIPDLPDAFVPTVQRQLVRIGLHHRAESVTGGLVACTGNAGCQWAATATKAHALALARHLEPRVALDRPINIHLTGCPNSCAQHYVGDIGLQGVKVPSGSATAEGYHVVLGGGTGAESGIGRQVFTALPFEQIPPLLERLLLHYQDRRHPGESFIEFTRRHDLDALQQMAS